A section of the Halobacterium hubeiense genome encodes:
- a CDS encoding metal-dependent hydrolase produces MFVGHGLGAFALVAFLATVMGCSRERAIRVGIIAGLFAFVPDVDIVYAPIGLLARSIQTVSPDVFWGTANTIHRGATHSLVVGAILAAAVAAWNVPARRSRIVAVGGFLSIIAIGAVVDGLVNAGVLVVYVASGLGIGEWARRNGAATRWLFGAALIGLVSHPFGDLFTGGPADFLYPFDVVLMTSRVALHPDPTAHLLAAFLLELGTIWFAIFAYTRLQQIPIRGLLRPRAVAGSGYAAAVLVIPTPTIHTAPPFVFSILALAIVGVGIPTRPFNHHRRGETLVTGLAAVTAGAIAYAAAYGTLG; encoded by the coding sequence ATGTTCGTCGGGCACGGCCTCGGGGCATTCGCCCTCGTCGCGTTTCTAGCGACGGTGATGGGTTGTAGCCGTGAGCGAGCGATACGAGTGGGCATCATCGCCGGCCTGTTCGCATTCGTTCCCGACGTGGATATCGTGTACGCCCCTATCGGGTTGCTCGCACGGTCCATACAGACGGTGTCTCCTGATGTGTTCTGGGGGACTGCGAATACGATTCATCGAGGAGCGACGCACTCGCTTGTTGTCGGAGCGATTCTCGCTGCCGCTGTCGCAGCATGGAATGTCCCGGCACGACGTAGCCGGATTGTTGCTGTCGGCGGCTTCCTGTCCATCATCGCGATCGGAGCGGTCGTCGACGGCCTCGTGAACGCGGGAGTCCTAGTCGTGTACGTCGCTTCAGGGCTTGGAATCGGGGAATGGGCCCGCCGAAACGGAGCTGCAACACGCTGGCTGTTTGGTGCGGCGCTGATTGGTCTGGTATCACATCCGTTCGGCGACCTCTTTACCGGCGGACCTGCTGACTTTCTCTATCCGTTCGACGTTGTCTTGATGACCAGTCGGGTCGCGCTGCATCCGGACCCGACGGCCCACTTGCTAGCGGCATTCCTCCTTGAACTTGGAACGATTTGGTTTGCTATATTCGCGTACACGCGGTTGCAGCAGATTCCAATCCGTGGCCTGCTTCGTCCGCGTGCCGTAGCTGGAAGCGGGTACGCGGCTGCGGTCCTCGTCATTCCGACACCAACGATTCACACGGCTCCTCCATTCGTCTTCAGCATTCTCGCGCTCGCTATCGTCGGAGTCGGAATTCCGACACGGCCATTCAATCACCACAGACGCGGTGAAACGCTCGTCACAGGGCTCGCCGCCGTCACAGCTGGTGCTATCGCGTACGCAGCGGCTTACGGTACACTCGGTTAA
- a CDS encoding transcription initiation factor IIB translates to MTEPQENRSPKDRTNCPECGGQIRYNNSQSEVACQQCGLVIEEETIDHGPEWRSFTDEQRQKKSRVGAPTTPLMHDKGLSTTISWQDKDARGQHLSSRKRERLRRLRRWDERFRTKDAAERNLKQAFDEIDRMASALGLPEAVRETAGVLYRCAVEEGLLPGRSIEGMATAALYASARQHQTPRSPFVVETVSRVEKKRFQRAYRYLSRELKLEIEPESPDQHLPRLASTLDVTDEALRRARDLLDVAQQNGIHSGKSPVGMAASALYAATYLTNEKLTQETVSSAASVSKVTIRTRYQELLDVYAEHK, encoded by the coding sequence ATGACGGAACCACAAGAAAACCGCAGTCCAAAAGATCGAACAAATTGCCCGGAGTGTGGGGGACAGATTCGGTACAATAATTCACAGAGTGAGGTAGCATGTCAACAGTGTGGGTTGGTCATCGAAGAGGAAACTATCGACCATGGGCCAGAGTGGCGGTCGTTTACTGACGAACAACGCCAGAAAAAGAGCCGAGTCGGCGCACCGACGACGCCACTGATGCACGATAAGGGACTCAGCACGACTATCAGCTGGCAGGACAAGGATGCGCGCGGCCAACATCTGTCAAGCAGAAAACGGGAGCGACTACGACGGCTCCGCCGGTGGGACGAACGATTCCGCACGAAAGATGCCGCAGAGCGGAACCTCAAACAGGCATTCGACGAGATTGATCGGATGGCGTCGGCACTGGGCTTGCCTGAGGCAGTCCGTGAGACAGCGGGGGTCCTCTATCGGTGTGCCGTCGAGGAAGGGTTACTTCCGGGTCGTTCTATCGAAGGGATGGCAACGGCTGCACTGTACGCGAGCGCGCGGCAACATCAAACACCGAGATCTCCGTTCGTAGTCGAGACGGTAAGCAGAGTCGAAAAGAAACGCTTTCAGCGGGCATACCGGTATCTCTCTCGGGAGCTCAAGCTTGAAATCGAACCGGAATCTCCGGACCAGCATCTACCGCGGCTCGCATCAACACTTGACGTAACTGACGAGGCACTTCGCCGTGCGCGAGACCTGCTCGACGTTGCCCAGCAGAACGGCATCCATAGTGGCAAAAGCCCGGTCGGAATGGCGGCATCAGCGCTGTATGCGGCGACGTATTTGACGAACGAGAAACTCACCCAGGAGACCGTGAGTTCAGCGGCAAGCGTGAGCAAGGTCACGATTCGAACTCGCTATCAGGAACTGTTGGACGTATACGCTGAGCACAAGTGA
- a CDS encoding DsbA family protein, which yields MGSSDGPTITYYGNWKCPYCAEFSTGTLGDFVTDYVENGNVNIQFRALAYINGEPFLGADSPRAARAGLAVWNVNPETYWRYHEHVFANQPPEGETWATAEKLLSFAESAGVGDLDRVREQLDEGMYESEVQNTTDAAASAGVSGTPTLVIDGETVNPLSDESRARTLIEGLTDAS from the coding sequence ATGGGGTCGAGTGACGGACCGACGATAACCTACTATGGAAACTGGAAATGCCCCTACTGTGCCGAGTTCAGTACCGGCACTCTCGGCGACTTCGTCACCGACTACGTCGAGAACGGGAACGTCAATATCCAGTTTCGAGCGCTGGCGTACATCAACGGCGAACCGTTCCTCGGGGCCGATTCTCCTCGAGCTGCGCGTGCTGGGCTGGCAGTTTGGAACGTGAACCCCGAGACGTACTGGCGCTACCATGAGCACGTCTTCGCAAATCAGCCTCCTGAAGGTGAAACGTGGGCGACGGCTGAAAAGCTCCTCTCGTTCGCTGAATCCGCGGGCGTGGGTGATCTCGATCGCGTCCGAGAGCAACTCGACGAGGGAATGTACGAATCCGAAGTTCAAAACACCACTGACGCGGCTGCATCAGCAGGAGTCTCCGGAACACCCACGCTCGTCATCGACGGCGAAACGGTCAACCCGTTAAGCGACGAGTCACGGGCTCGAACACTGATTGAAGGCCTCACGGATGCCTCTTGA
- a CDS encoding DUF7520 family protein produces MTDRQVTNGRGVVLWMYLSAVAVAGIFGYVLGIIVYGNGGPSGPLTDGGPAVQYGKIGPIVFELNPPNLAIFGLVAVGGLLGLGLLAISNASRYDDATA; encoded by the coding sequence ATGACAGACAGACAGGTGACCAACGGGCGCGGAGTCGTACTATGGATGTATCTCAGCGCCGTTGCTGTCGCAGGCATCTTCGGGTACGTGCTGGGAATTATTGTCTATGGAAACGGTGGGCCGTCGGGGCCGCTTACCGACGGTGGGCCGGCAGTGCAGTACGGTAAAATCGGCCCAATCGTTTTCGAACTGAATCCGCCAAATTTAGCGATTTTCGGCTTAGTGGCAGTAGGTGGACTTCTCGGACTCGGACTGCTCGCCATTTCGAATGCCAGCCGATACGACGACGCTACCGCCTGA
- a CDS encoding COX15/CtaA family protein — MKKDDTVTTHGSLQDTMQVSSIVTRVRYGFRESPVTYTHLSGVTLVVTYAVMLLGAYTSAIGAGLSCPDWPTCYGTWVPFLHSGIVASSSYSTLQIFAEWAHRGLAMTAGFIILGTTIGAWLAYPNNRLVTWSATGALVLLPTQVLLGGLTVTENLQPFVVTTHLGVATLILLCLLTTFLTGWLSSREKMQYEQVP; from the coding sequence ATGAAAAAGGATGACACGGTAACAACGCACGGCTCACTTCAAGATACTATGCAGGTATCCTCAATCGTCACGCGAGTTCGATACGGCTTCCGGGAGTCCCCCGTCACATATACGCATCTATCAGGGGTCACACTCGTCGTAACCTATGCCGTGATGCTCCTCGGCGCATATACGAGCGCGATCGGCGCTGGATTATCGTGCCCAGACTGGCCAACGTGCTACGGAACGTGGGTCCCCTTTCTCCACTCTGGGATCGTTGCCAGTTCCTCGTATTCCACACTCCAAATCTTCGCGGAGTGGGCACACCGTGGACTGGCGATGACAGCCGGCTTCATCATCTTGGGGACGACGATCGGAGCGTGGCTTGCGTATCCCAACAATCGACTCGTCACATGGTCCGCGACGGGAGCACTGGTCCTCCTTCCGACACAGGTCCTCCTGGGTGGATTAACGGTGACGGAAAACCTCCAACCGTTCGTCGTCACTACGCATCTTGGCGTCGCAACGCTCATTCTACTCTGCCTGCTAACCACATTCCTCACCGGCTGGCTTTCCAGCCGAGAAAAAATGCAGTACGAGCAGGTACCATGA
- a CDS encoding iron transporter: protein MDRRRFLKTTGGLVGVAGVSGCLQRLGFETQSAWRDPPLVEDRPDGVYYPAIVEGMGVYETTTADGIGVALMHSFPHRFWTVTGTNKTKVVVSSNDSLHLMASVWDAESETVLPTAVSVDIQNEEGNVSTTNLWSMLSPNMGFHYGDNVALSGSGEYEATVRTAPVQAARTRPFKRRFTETRTAQFQFTFEPSETYDLPIRRLDEKAGTRGTVDLMQMDGVPAPVAPPKEQLPGRLLDEQSADGAVFCASLVSTARRFPGTDGPYLVVSPRTPYNRVLLPGMSLSMVVKRNGDTVLETGLDGTIDPDLGYYYGTTAKTIRRDDTIVVRVETPPQVSRHDGYETAFMQMSTVEFTV from the coding sequence ATGGACCGGCGGCGGTTTCTAAAAACCACGGGCGGGCTGGTCGGCGTAGCTGGCGTCTCCGGGTGTCTTCAGCGACTCGGATTCGAGACACAGTCCGCGTGGCGAGATCCACCGCTCGTCGAAGACCGGCCAGACGGTGTCTACTATCCGGCGATTGTTGAGGGGATGGGCGTATACGAAACGACGACCGCCGATGGTATCGGCGTCGCGTTGATGCACTCGTTCCCCCACCGATTCTGGACGGTGACCGGGACGAACAAAACAAAAGTCGTTGTCTCGTCGAATGACTCGCTGCATTTGATGGCGAGCGTCTGGGATGCCGAATCCGAAACGGTGCTCCCGACAGCGGTGTCAGTGGATATCCAGAATGAGGAGGGGAATGTCTCAACGACGAATCTGTGGTCGATGCTCTCCCCAAATATGGGGTTCCACTACGGGGACAACGTGGCACTGTCGGGGAGCGGCGAGTATGAGGCAACGGTTCGGACTGCGCCCGTTCAGGCAGCACGAACCCGCCCGTTCAAACGTCGGTTTACAGAGACGCGGACCGCACAGTTCCAATTTACCTTCGAGCCGTCTGAAACGTACGACCTTCCGATTCGCCGTCTCGATGAGAAGGCAGGCACGCGGGGGACGGTAGACCTGATGCAGATGGACGGCGTGCCAGCTCCAGTCGCCCCGCCCAAGGAACAACTCCCCGGAAGATTGCTCGACGAGCAGTCCGCTGACGGTGCCGTGTTCTGCGCGAGTCTCGTCTCCACAGCACGACGATTCCCGGGGACGGACGGACCGTATCTCGTTGTCTCTCCGCGTACGCCCTATAATCGCGTTCTACTCCCTGGAATGTCGCTCTCGATGGTCGTCAAGCGTAACGGGGACACTGTATTGGAAACGGGACTTGACGGTACAATCGACCCCGACCTCGGCTACTACTACGGAACGACCGCAAAGACCATCAGGCGGGATGATACCATTGTGGTTCGCGTTGAGACACCACCCCAGGTGTCGCGCCACGACGGTTACGAAACCGCATTCATGCAGATGTCCACTGTTGAATTCACTGTTTGA
- a CDS encoding CPBP family intramembrane glutamic endopeptidase, whose product MFGAIAVLAFTVRRHGLAPPWVDTAATAATAGLTIGAAAAVIELQTATVLGPIVSLLAGFSALGVGGAVITELNQSAVKIRERRALLALAVSALALLIGGLLNSIAVSLVPSTPIVRVSVSTAVASIAYAIVGVVFIKSTNSSIDVSTVTRRDLIVAAAGILAIFTLHVLMAAAVAVFSLPQTSHSLIEAAKTTPEILLPLIVLSFVVVAPGEELLARNALQKYLYGAYSRRSAVITASFVFAASHILAYGGTGATPGAILVTLARVFGVALVLGATYEQTDDLFAPVVVHGTYNAVQFAIAYLTFT is encoded by the coding sequence GTGTTCGGAGCGATCGCCGTTCTGGCTTTCACTGTCCGACGTCACGGACTTGCTCCGCCGTGGGTCGACACTGCCGCAACGGCGGCCACCGCTGGACTGACGATCGGAGCAGCGGCTGCGGTCATCGAGCTTCAAACAGCAACAGTACTCGGACCGATTGTCTCGCTGCTGGCTGGCTTCAGTGCGCTGGGAGTGGGTGGTGCTGTCATCACCGAATTGAACCAGTCGGCAGTCAAAATACGGGAGCGTCGAGCTCTCCTCGCACTCGCCGTCTCCGCGCTCGCACTCCTCATTGGGGGCCTCCTCAATAGTATAGCCGTCTCTCTTGTCCCCTCAACACCAATAGTCCGCGTTTCAGTGTCCACTGCTGTCGCCAGTATCGCCTATGCGATAGTTGGTGTCGTGTTCATTAAATCCACCAACAGTAGTATCGACGTGAGTACGGTAACCCGCCGCGACCTTATCGTGGCAGCAGCGGGAATTCTCGCGATTTTCACGCTCCACGTACTGATGGCTGCCGCGGTCGCTGTATTCTCACTGCCACAAACGTCGCACTCTCTCATCGAGGCAGCCAAAACAACTCCCGAGATCCTGCTTCCGCTAATCGTCCTTTCGTTCGTCGTTGTCGCCCCGGGTGAGGAACTACTCGCGCGAAATGCGCTCCAGAAGTACCTATACGGTGCGTATTCGCGTCGGAGTGCTGTGATCACCGCGTCGTTCGTGTTTGCTGCCAGCCACATCCTCGCGTACGGAGGGACGGGTGCCACACCGGGCGCTATCCTCGTCACGCTCGCCCGAGTTTTCGGAGTCGCACTCGTACTCGGAGCTACGTACGAGCAGACAGACGACCTCTTCGCGCCGGTCGTCGTTCACGGCACGTACAACGCTGTTCAGTTCGCTATCGCGTATCTCACGTTCACATGA
- a CDS encoding DUF7333 family protein, with product MEFGFPRSVVPLVAIAAVALTSVMTTSTVFMMVLPSMIAFSVIAFFFGMKHGEYRTSL from the coding sequence ATGGAGTTTGGCTTCCCGCGCTCGGTAGTCCCGCTCGTCGCGATCGCTGCGGTCGCCCTTACGTCAGTGATGACTACCTCGACAGTCTTCATGATGGTTCTTCCTTCGATGATTGCCTTCTCGGTCATCGCGTTCTTCTTCGGGATGAAACACGGCGAATACCGTACTAGTTTGTAG
- a CDS encoding ABC transporter permease, which produces MSDATQQFTAVVEREVRALSRSRSVWLLAIGFFALVVAIAALGGQAGYVPLVLALLTPIEVLVPVLVVALGYRAILGDRLRGELKILDTFPITPIRYGLGVYCGRLGVALGVVVVTLFAAGFVVPLSGDTPNVLAQPGGLDSPVYYARFVALTILFTGVVLAITLLISSVARSARRGLVSAVGLLLVLVVGFDLVIIAGVGQGWIVERGLSEALAASPLSAYRGLVMTYAVEPAVTMPVRAASPIASVFSLAVWTSLSLLTAAGLTGIE; this is translated from the coding sequence GTGAGTGACGCCACCCAGCAGTTTACTGCCGTCGTCGAACGGGAGGTGCGAGCACTCTCTCGGTCTCGGTCAGTTTGGCTGCTCGCAATCGGGTTCTTCGCACTGGTGGTGGCGATTGCGGCGCTCGGCGGGCAGGCCGGCTACGTCCCGCTCGTGCTGGCGCTCCTTACGCCAATCGAGGTTTTAGTACCGGTACTGGTGGTTGCACTCGGGTATCGGGCGATTCTCGGTGACCGGTTACGAGGCGAACTGAAAATCCTCGATACGTTCCCGATAACGCCCATCCGGTACGGACTCGGCGTCTACTGTGGCCGACTCGGAGTTGCGCTCGGGGTTGTCGTCGTGACGCTATTCGCTGCAGGGTTCGTCGTTCCACTCTCGGGCGACACCCCGAACGTGCTCGCACAACCGGGCGGACTAGACTCACCGGTATACTACGCGCGGTTTGTCGCGTTGACAATTCTCTTCACAGGCGTCGTCCTCGCCATCACGCTATTGATCTCGTCGGTGGCTCGGTCTGCGCGTCGCGGGCTCGTGTCGGCGGTCGGCCTATTACTCGTGCTTGTGGTCGGATTCGACCTCGTGATAATTGCCGGAGTTGGACAGGGCTGGATTGTCGAACGAGGGCTAAGCGAAGCGCTTGCCGCGAGTCCATTAAGCGCCTACCGTGGCCTTGTGATGACGTACGCTGTCGAACCGGCAGTGACGATGCCGGTTCGTGCAGCCTCACCAATTGCAAGCGTGTTTTCGCTGGCTGTATGGACGTCGCTTTCCCTCCTCACTGCCGCAGGTCTGACTGGGATTGAGTGA
- a CDS encoding disulfide bond formation protein B, translating to MPLDRDRVVLGVATLVAMIATLGSLWFSLGLGLVPCDLCWYQRILMYPQVVILGVATLESRLNVWRTVLPLSAAGIIIAAYQSYLQATTTTCGFEGACAVVQWRSPILRVTIPNLSLIAFVLVTALLLSSLLVDRNAGMQVDE from the coding sequence ATGCCTCTTGACCGGGACCGAGTTGTACTCGGTGTGGCGACACTGGTTGCCATGATCGCTACGTTGGGGAGCCTCTGGTTCAGTCTCGGGTTGGGGTTAGTCCCCTGTGACCTCTGCTGGTATCAACGCATCCTGATGTACCCACAAGTAGTTATTCTGGGGGTGGCGACGCTCGAATCACGACTCAACGTCTGGCGGACTGTTTTGCCGTTGTCAGCAGCCGGAATCATCATCGCTGCGTATCAATCTTACTTACAGGCGACAACCACAACATGTGGCTTTGAAGGAGCCTGTGCCGTGGTCCAGTGGCGCTCGCCAATACTCAGAGTGACCATTCCGAACCTCTCGCTGATTGCGTTCGTACTGGTGACGGCGCTACTCCTGTCCTCACTCTTAGTGGACAGGAATGCTGGGATGCAAGTAGACGAGTGA
- a CDS encoding NosD domain-containing protein, whose product MEFWHVAAAGLLVFAAVVGPFAVSGGGQQAAAVPMSDTKSTGVPESVVVQAADSTIALPTGQVSFSQFKFTVGYYGITSMVAGLQESTEREFGRPMAVYVSDFSGTGVYVGDDGLLRTPQDADPEWVPADAAYFVVNSTASIPTRKQAIVPFSNRNDATAFAQQYGGRIKQWDAVKQLDVRSAARTTAEWERTSDARSEQANETSARARSLLERPVSTTVEPNESLTAAIQRAPPNTTIQLSAGNHSVSDVTVDKPLTISGSGVNQTRIIGDENRSVVSVNASRVAITDVSLSGIGTVRTRGQANITSVPVRNGSFRERYWTTHGYGDAGIVFEASTRSLVADVQIQTRANGIIARNSPNLTVTNLTVRGTRDWEDGFLGVSILGAPALVQNSTFYGGKVGVFAHDTQSFTVRDSSMEGMMIGVFSVFAQGAFAADNDIEDTYVGVYIHDRSNRNIVTGNTVTNSKNGVLVFGRSSYVAENVVTHNQHGVVVQGQYSVYEENVAAFNRVGIRAMSLFPTNRVNDNDIAYNRRYAATARFNVLHVWKGNYWRGAPGIDTDGDGSLSRSFRVTGPVGMVAERGTGAPTLARSPALQLLRQLQQTMPGIRFGGVVDAAPRASPVRPAVLERLDDTQYPPGQFDDEDDWDFSF is encoded by the coding sequence ATGGAATTCTGGCACGTGGCTGCTGCTGGCCTCCTCGTGTTCGCGGCGGTCGTCGGGCCATTCGCCGTGAGCGGGGGTGGCCAGCAGGCGGCTGCGGTCCCGATGTCAGATACGAAATCAACGGGTGTTCCAGAAAGCGTCGTCGTTCAAGCCGCCGACTCGACGATTGCGTTGCCGACCGGGCAGGTATCGTTCTCTCAGTTCAAATTCACCGTTGGCTACTACGGCATCACGTCCATGGTCGCGGGATTGCAAGAGAGCACGGAACGTGAATTTGGGCGGCCGATGGCAGTGTACGTCTCGGATTTCTCTGGCACCGGCGTCTACGTTGGCGACGATGGATTACTCAGAACACCGCAAGACGCAGATCCAGAGTGGGTACCAGCTGATGCGGCGTACTTCGTCGTCAACAGTACGGCCAGTATCCCCACGCGGAAGCAAGCAATCGTGCCGTTCTCGAACCGGAACGATGCAACGGCATTCGCTCAACAGTACGGTGGTCGCATCAAACAATGGGACGCAGTCAAACAACTCGATGTCCGAAGTGCGGCCCGGACGACCGCTGAATGGGAGCGCACCAGTGATGCACGAAGCGAGCAGGCGAACGAGACGAGCGCACGTGCCCGCTCGCTACTCGAACGCCCAGTTTCGACGACGGTAGAACCGAACGAGTCACTGACCGCAGCAATCCAGCGCGCCCCCCCCAATACGACCATCCAGCTGTCAGCCGGGAATCACTCTGTCTCCGACGTCACGGTAGACAAGCCCCTGACGATCAGCGGCAGTGGCGTAAACCAGACGCGCATCATCGGTGACGAGAATCGCAGCGTCGTCTCCGTGAACGCCTCACGCGTCGCAATTACGGACGTTTCGCTGTCCGGTATCGGTACAGTGCGAACTCGCGGCCAAGCGAACATTACGAGTGTCCCCGTCCGCAACGGGTCGTTCCGGGAACGCTACTGGACGACGCACGGCTACGGCGACGCAGGTATCGTCTTCGAGGCGTCCACGCGGTCGCTGGTTGCCGACGTTCAAATCCAAACGCGCGCGAATGGAATTATCGCGCGGAATAGCCCGAATCTCACCGTCACGAACCTCACAGTTCGGGGAACGCGAGACTGGGAGGATGGATTCCTCGGGGTCTCGATTCTCGGCGCGCCCGCACTAGTTCAGAACTCGACGTTCTACGGCGGGAAAGTTGGTGTCTTCGCACACGACACGCAGTCGTTCACCGTCCGCGACTCCTCGATGGAGGGGATGATGATCGGCGTGTTCAGCGTGTTCGCTCAGGGTGCGTTCGCCGCTGACAACGATATCGAGGACACGTACGTTGGCGTCTACATCCACGACCGATCGAACCGAAACATTGTGACAGGGAATACCGTCACGAACAGCAAGAACGGCGTTCTTGTGTTCGGGCGGTCGAGCTACGTCGCGGAGAATGTTGTGACGCATAACCAGCACGGCGTCGTCGTGCAAGGCCAATATTCAGTGTATGAGGAAAACGTCGCGGCATTCAACCGGGTCGGCATTCGAGCGATGTCGTTGTTCCCGACGAACCGCGTCAACGACAACGACATCGCGTATAACCGGCGGTACGCCGCGACAGCACGGTTCAACGTGTTACACGTCTGGAAGGGGAACTACTGGCGGGGCGCACCCGGTATCGATACCGACGGTGACGGTTCCCTGTCGCGGTCTTTCAGGGTTACAGGCCCGGTCGGAATGGTCGCGGAGAGAGGGACTGGTGCACCGACATTGGCACGGTCACCTGCGCTTCAATTGCTACGTCAATTGCAGCAGACGATGCCCGGGATCCGCTTTGGTGGTGTCGTGGATGCCGCTCCACGAGCAAGTCCAGTGCGACCGGCGGTTTTGGAGCGACTCGATGACACTCAGTATCCCCCTGGACAGTTCGACGATGAAGACGACTGGGATTTCAGCTTCTAG
- a CDS encoding ABC transporter ATP-binding protein, with translation MGSREAPNRGDNDAATAASAVVEASELSKSFGDVEVLSELSFSIPDDAVTAIIGPNGSGKTTLAELVTGVESPTAGELALHAEGERPVGYLPQDPRFQPSATVRETVAFYAALLASETDVDAALARVGLEAAADRRTDALSGGMRRLLGIAVSLLGAPDLVMLDEPTSGLDPEMTRHVYDVIAGLTERDQAVVLTTHDLSRAADADYILVMSDGNIVSAGSPAAVLADTETETLEDAFETAVSGRTVTSAGGGNRE, from the coding sequence ATGGGTAGTCGTGAGGCTCCTAACCGCGGTGACAACGATGCTGCGACGGCCGCGTCAGCCGTCGTCGAAGCGTCGGAACTCTCGAAATCATTCGGTGACGTCGAGGTTCTCTCGGAACTCTCCTTCTCAATTCCAGATGATGCAGTTACGGCGATTATTGGGCCGAATGGCTCCGGAAAGACCACGCTCGCAGAACTCGTTACGGGCGTAGAGAGCCCGACAGCTGGCGAACTCGCGCTCCATGCTGAGGGTGAGCGACCTGTCGGGTATCTTCCCCAAGACCCGCGGTTCCAGCCCTCGGCCACGGTCCGAGAGACGGTTGCGTTCTACGCAGCACTGCTCGCTAGCGAGACCGATGTCGACGCCGCACTCGCTCGGGTCGGCCTCGAAGCCGCGGCCGACCGCCGAACGGACGCACTCTCCGGAGGTATGCGCCGCCTCCTGGGAATTGCGGTGAGCCTTCTGGGGGCCCCAGACCTAGTCATGCTCGACGAACCGACGAGCGGTCTCGACCCGGAGATGACTCGCCACGTGTATGACGTGATCGCGGGGTTGACCGAGCGCGACCAAGCCGTCGTGTTGACGACCCACGACCTTTCGCGCGCAGCAGACGCCGATTACATCCTTGTAATGTCTGATGGCAACATCGTCTCGGCCGGGTCCCCGGCCGCTGTGCTTGCAGACACGGAGACGGAGACCCTAGAGGACGCGTTCGAGACAGCAGTAAGCGGTCGTACGGTCACATCCGCGGGAGGCGGTAATCGTGAGTGA